Proteins from a genomic interval of Tautonia rosea:
- a CDS encoding ABC transporter permease, protein MARRIGLGPVFAFEWLMTSRRWQAYAMRSLTVLILLAAMTLVWFESYAGRSGGRELSIRQQAQVGQAFFGTTAMILLGLVGLAAPAATAGSICLDKARGNLTLLFATDLSNTEIVLGKLAARLVPVLGLILCAAPVLAIGTLFGGIDPVGLIGSLLVILAVAIFGCSLALALSIWGRKTHEVLIATYVFGILYLMAAPISLGLFELVPRNWRWTQMNVFEELLRFNPVFLVLSTIETPPIMRPVTFGTNVQFLGLGLAASAGLMGLSIWRLRSVVVGQLGKVERGGTRRRSIRSHLTGAIESDRFARVAPGTARVSRWIRGAWPAPSLDRNPVYWRECQRKRPSRLDLISWSIYILFCGGFSLSAIFLMLSGENWGAGMGVFVNVVQVPLGLLLLSVSAATSLSEERQRGSLDVLLVTPMSTRSIVWGKWCGAFRSVPPLLILPIGVALALSTESGHVWAVALLAALILAYGAAITSLGLALATWTNRMGRAVGLTTGIYVFVSIAWPFLAMLLFGNRAENLGLGIASASPFFGVGAYSALIADEGPRSAFASQTFWVLFWTMANLGIAGGLLLVTVQSFNPCLGRIDDPTEGFGGELEDEPIIPANPRAETGSARTIGVQHIADSVGPRE, encoded by the coding sequence ATGGCGAGGCGTATTGGCTTGGGGCCGGTCTTCGCGTTCGAGTGGCTGATGACGTCGAGGCGATGGCAAGCGTATGCGATGCGATCGCTGACCGTCTTGATCTTGCTCGCGGCGATGACGTTGGTCTGGTTCGAGTCGTACGCCGGGCGAAGCGGGGGTCGGGAGCTCTCGATACGGCAGCAGGCTCAGGTGGGCCAGGCGTTTTTCGGAACCACAGCGATGATCTTGCTGGGACTGGTGGGCCTGGCAGCCCCGGCCGCGACAGCCGGATCGATCTGTCTGGACAAGGCAAGGGGGAATCTGACACTGCTGTTCGCCACAGACCTTTCCAATACGGAGATCGTGCTGGGGAAGCTGGCGGCGCGGCTGGTGCCGGTGCTGGGCTTGATCCTCTGTGCGGCTCCGGTGCTGGCGATCGGCACCTTGTTCGGCGGGATCGACCCGGTCGGGCTAATCGGCTCCTTGCTGGTGATTCTGGCCGTGGCAATCTTCGGCTGCTCACTCGCACTTGCGCTGTCGATCTGGGGACGAAAAACCCATGAAGTGCTGATCGCAACGTATGTTTTTGGAATTCTTTACCTCATGGCCGCTCCCATCAGCCTCGGTCTGTTCGAGCTGGTCCCGAGGAACTGGCGTTGGACCCAAATGAATGTGTTCGAGGAACTGCTCCGATTCAATCCGGTTTTCCTGGTACTCTCCACGATTGAGACACCGCCGATCATGCGGCCGGTGACGTTCGGGACGAACGTGCAGTTTCTGGGACTGGGTCTGGCGGCATCGGCGGGCCTGATGGGGCTGTCGATCTGGCGGCTTCGGTCGGTGGTGGTCGGGCAGCTTGGCAAAGTGGAACGCGGGGGCACACGACGCCGATCAATCCGATCGCACCTGACCGGAGCCATTGAGTCGGATCGGTTCGCTCGGGTTGCACCGGGAACCGCTCGAGTCTCGCGATGGATCCGGGGTGCCTGGCCGGCTCCTTCGCTTGACCGCAATCCGGTCTACTGGCGGGAGTGCCAACGCAAACGACCGTCTCGCCTGGATCTGATTTCGTGGAGCATCTACATTCTCTTTTGTGGGGGATTCAGCCTTTCTGCAATTTTTTTGATGCTGAGTGGAGAGAACTGGGGTGCGGGCATGGGGGTGTTTGTCAATGTGGTTCAGGTTCCGCTGGGCTTGTTGCTGTTGAGTGTTTCCGCGGCGACAAGCCTTTCGGAGGAGCGGCAACGCGGGAGTCTCGACGTGCTGCTGGTCACTCCGATGTCGACTCGATCAATCGTCTGGGGGAAATGGTGCGGAGCGTTCCGATCGGTTCCGCCGCTCCTGATCTTGCCGATTGGTGTGGCACTGGCACTCTCGACCGAGTCCGGACATGTTTGGGCGGTGGCCTTGCTGGCCGCTCTGATTTTGGCCTACGGAGCGGCAATTACAAGCCTTGGCCTTGCGCTGGCCACCTGGACGAACCGGATGGGGAGAGCCGTGGGACTGACCACAGGAATCTACGTATTCGTTTCCATCGCCTGGCCCTTTCTGGCCATGCTCCTGTTTGGAAATCGGGCGGAGAACCTGGGACTCGGGATCGCGTCGGCCAGTCCGTTCTTCGGAGTGGGTGCCTACTCGGCGTTGATCGCGGACGAAGGACCTCGAAGCGCGTTTGCCAGTCAGACCTTCTGGGTGTTGTTCTGGACCATGGCGAATCTTGGGATCGCTGGGGGTTTGCTGCTGGTTACCGTGCAATCGTTTAACCCATGCCTGGGCCGTATCGACGACCCGACCGAAGGGTTCGGAGGGGAGCTGGAGGATGAGCCGATTATCCCGGCGAACCCGCGTGCAGAAACGGGTTCGGCCAGGACAATCGGCGTGCAGCACATCGCGGACTCGGTTGGGCCTCGTGAGTAA
- a CDS encoding ABC transporter permease: MISAVGMGRVVTGAALVVVVVWPVVATVLLALQGEAGPSTSAGLIDASAFGRETGLVAGPAVETLRVVGFAVLGSFLLGIPLALGLFRTDLPGRVPVLGMMALALFVPMPLYAAAWIGGFGNAGYQQAYGTSPLLVGWTGAAFVHAMAGVPWVVLLAGIGLKGVEPELEESARLDLPLWRVVPGVTLRRSAAAIIGAGLLVAVLTSGDMTITDLLLVRTYAEEAYVQYGLGRPPWAVALVAIPPTLVMMGTLLIALRFTEIFESFRVSTGTRSSQVWLLGRWRWPAAGMVWGVSVAMFGPPLAALIWRAGRIGGDAARGIAPGWSVEGLAESLAYAMAEVRAPLVQTGIVAAIGASLSVVLAWGLSWQLRTRGAWRVGIVTLLALMLAMPGPVAGMALKLAYLHVPIFYDTSLIVILGAMIRTVPFAVLVLWPAVRRVPLAVLESAEVDGWGPWQRVWRVAVPLSLRGIAGAWLVAFVLAMGELPITNLVTPAGMDSLTVFLWGQMHFGVDSRISGVGLVLLGLYAAVGGLTVAVTSATLRSFHNVIS; this comes from the coding sequence GTGATCAGTGCGGTTGGGATGGGTCGGGTTGTCACCGGGGCCGCGCTTGTGGTGGTCGTGGTCTGGCCGGTTGTGGCCACGGTCTTGCTCGCTTTGCAGGGAGAGGCAGGCCCTTCCACCAGCGCGGGCCTGATCGACGCCTCCGCGTTTGGTCGAGAGACGGGTTTGGTCGCCGGCCCTGCGGTTGAGACGTTGCGGGTGGTTGGCTTTGCAGTCCTGGGCTCATTTCTGCTCGGCATCCCACTCGCGCTGGGCCTGTTTCGAACAGACCTCCCCGGTCGGGTCCCAGTGCTCGGGATGATGGCGTTGGCCCTCTTCGTCCCCATGCCCCTCTATGCGGCGGCATGGATTGGTGGATTTGGAAACGCCGGATATCAACAAGCTTATGGGACGTCGCCCTTGCTGGTGGGCTGGACAGGCGCAGCCTTCGTGCACGCGATGGCAGGAGTGCCCTGGGTGGTCCTCCTGGCAGGGATAGGGTTGAAGGGGGTTGAGCCAGAGCTGGAAGAATCGGCCCGACTGGACCTGCCACTCTGGCGCGTCGTGCCAGGGGTGACGCTCCGACGATCCGCCGCGGCGATCATCGGGGCCGGGCTCCTGGTGGCGGTCCTGACGAGTGGCGACATGACCATCACCGATCTGCTGCTGGTGCGGACCTACGCCGAAGAGGCTTACGTTCAGTACGGACTTGGCCGACCTCCCTGGGCGGTTGCTCTGGTGGCAATTCCTCCGACGCTAGTCATGATGGGCACCCTGCTCATTGCACTAAGGTTCACAGAGATTTTTGAGTCTTTTCGTGTTTCGACCGGAACCCGATCGTCTCAGGTCTGGTTGCTGGGTCGGTGGCGATGGCCGGCGGCAGGAATGGTTTGGGGAGTCTCGGTCGCGATGTTTGGGCCGCCGCTGGCTGCCTTGATCTGGCGAGCGGGCAGGATCGGAGGAGACGCGGCCCGGGGGATCGCCCCGGGATGGTCCGTGGAGGGCCTGGCCGAGTCGCTCGCATACGCGATGGCCGAGGTTCGCGCGCCGCTCGTTCAGACCGGAATCGTTGCCGCCATTGGCGCGAGCCTGAGCGTGGTGCTGGCCTGGGGACTTTCGTGGCAACTGCGGACCCGAGGGGCCTGGCGGGTGGGCATCGTGACCTTGTTGGCCTTGATGCTCGCAATGCCGGGGCCGGTCGCGGGAATGGCCTTAAAACTTGCGTATCTCCATGTTCCGATTTTTTATGATACATCCTTGATCGTCATTCTTGGTGCCATGATCCGTACGGTGCCGTTTGCGGTCCTGGTGCTTTGGCCGGCCGTTCGCAGGGTGCCGCTTGCCGTCCTGGAGTCGGCCGAGGTGGATGGCTGGGGCCCCTGGCAACGGGTATGGCGGGTGGCTGTTCCCTTGTCGCTTCGGGGGATCGCTGGTGCCTGGCTCGTGGCCTTCGTGCTGGCCATGGGAGAGCTTCCGATCACGAACCTGGTCACGCCCGCGGGAATGGACTCGTTGACCGTGTTCCTCTGGGGGCAAATGCACTTCGGCGTTGACAGCCGGATCAGCGGAGTCGGACTGGTGTTGCTCGGGCTGTACGCGGCAGTCGGTGGACTGACCGTGGCTGTCACCTCGGCAACGCTCCGATCGTTTCATAACGTGATCAGTTGA
- a CDS encoding sugar phosphate isomerase/epimerase family protein gives MDLGLINSAWAQAGRETAFGIQKTKEIGFDCIDIFADPLDIDVRERKLIKDACDKLHLPIVSVPCVAVGLIDFNPSVQRFHLERCRKYLDMAYEFEARNLLLVLGEYIWQKQVIPPEEQWETGVQNVRILGEYAEDLDLEIALELEPFELSLVRDIDGMVRFLDAVDHPTVKANLDISHLVLSGEPPEKIVALSGRVAHVHISDCDGKVHGDLPPGRGVVEFAGYLEAIKHLNIPDATISIELEYSPEPDRILDWVREAFDSTSQLMREAGLRA, from the coding sequence ATGGACCTTGGTTTGATCAACTCCGCCTGGGCCCAGGCCGGTCGGGAAACGGCCTTTGGCATCCAGAAGACCAAGGAGATCGGGTTCGATTGCATCGACATTTTTGCCGATCCGCTGGACATCGACGTTCGAGAACGCAAACTCATCAAGGATGCGTGCGACAAGCTTCATCTGCCGATTGTCAGTGTGCCGTGCGTGGCGGTCGGCCTGATCGACTTCAATCCGAGTGTGCAACGGTTCCATCTGGAACGTTGCCGAAAATACCTGGACATGGCCTACGAGTTCGAGGCCCGAAACCTGTTGCTCGTGCTCGGAGAGTATATCTGGCAGAAGCAGGTCATCCCCCCCGAAGAACAGTGGGAAACCGGCGTGCAGAACGTCAGAATCCTGGGCGAATATGCCGAGGATCTCGACCTGGAGATTGCCCTGGAGTTGGAACCGTTCGAGCTCTCGCTCGTGCGAGATATCGACGGGATGGTCCGCTTCCTTGACGCGGTGGACCATCCGACCGTGAAGGCGAACCTGGATATTTCCCACCTGGTCCTCTCGGGAGAACCGCCCGAGAAGATCGTAGCGCTTTCCGGTCGAGTTGCTCATGTTCATATTTCGGATTGCGACGGCAAGGTTCATGGCGATCTGCCACCTGGTCGGGGGGTGGTCGAGTTCGCGGGTTATCTCGAGGCGATCAAACACTTGAACATCCCTGATGCCACGATCTCGATCGAGCTTGAGTATTCGCCCGAGCCGGACAGGATTCTCGACTGGGTGCGGGAGGCGTTCGATTCGACCAGCCAGTTGATGCGCGAGGCGGGGCTCAGAGCGTGA